A single window of Vigna unguiculata cultivar IT97K-499-35 chromosome 1, ASM411807v1, whole genome shotgun sequence DNA harbors:
- the LOC114188316 gene encoding uncharacterized protein LOC114188316, which produces MDSNRPQEPGTTRLKRTLLKNNLNVAPVNTPCSHKKVRNNILIFNLYVDDLIFTGSNKDICEEFKHSMQLEFDMTNLGKMKYFLGIEVIQNEAGIFICQRRYAREILARFSMLNSNPIKNPIVPGTILSKDETGSPVDATQFKQAIGSLMYLTVTRPDLMFGVSVISRYMANPKESHWAVIKRIFRYLKGTIEHGFFYQKGRKINFTTYNDSNYVGDPDDRRSTSGSVFMMGTAAISWASKKQPVVSLSTT; this is translated from the coding sequence ATGGACTCAAACAGGCCCCAAGAGCCTGGTACAACAAGATTGAAGCGTACTTTGTTAAAGAACAATTTGAATGTTGCTCCAGTGAACACACCTTGTTCACACAAAAAGGTtagaaacaatattttaatttttaacttgtaTGTAGATGATCTAATTTTTACTGGGAGCAACAAAGATATTTGCGAAGAATTCAAACATTCGATGCAGCTAGAATTTGATATGACAAACTTGGGCAAAATGAAATACTTCCTTGGCATTGAGGTAATACAAAACGAAGCAGGAATTTTTATCTGTCAAAGGCGCTATGCACGTGAAATTCTTGCACGATTTAGCATGTTAAATAGCAACCCCATCAAGAATCCCATTGTACCAGGAACAATTCTATCTAAGGATGAAACAGGAAGTCCAGTCGATGCTACACAATTCAAACAAGCCATTGGCAGCCTTATGTACTTGACAGTTACAAGACCAGACTTGATGTTTGGAGTCAGTGTCATTAGTAGATACATGGCCAATCCTAAAGAGTCCCATTGGGCAGTAATTAAACGTATCTTTAGGTATCTCAAAGGAACCATTGAACACGGTTTCTTTTAtcaaaaaggaagaaagataaatttCACAACCTACAATGATAGCAACTATGTAGGAGATCCAGATGATAGAAGAAGCACTTCCGGATCAGTGTTTATGATGGGAACTGCAGCTATATCATGGGCTTCAAAGAAACAGCCAGTGGTAAGCCTCTCTACCACTTAG